A single window of Acetohalobium arabaticum DSM 5501 DNA harbors:
- a CDS encoding YlbF family regulator yields the protein MSIMDKAEELGDEILESSEYNELKDAEEAVESDETAKSLLDEFQAAQKRLQMAQANGQEVTQEQQQEIQSIQAKMQENEKIKEFMEAQQNFNKIMQTVNQVITSALQGEEAAAEDECPSGCSC from the coding sequence ATGTCAATTATGGATAAAGCAGAAGAATTAGGAGACGAAATTTTAGAATCATCTGAGTATAATGAATTAAAGGATGCAGAAGAAGCTGTAGAAAGTGATGAAACAGCAAAGAGCCTATTAGATGAGTTCCAAGCTGCTCAAAAGAGACTACAGATGGCACAAGCTAACGGCCAAGAAGTAACTCAGGAACAGCAACAAGAAATCCAATCTATTCAAGCTAAGATGCAGGAAAATGAAAAGATTAAAGAATTTATGGAAGCTCAGCAGAATTTCAATAAGATTATGCAGACAGTAAACCAGGTAATTACTTCTGCACTACAGGGAGAAGAAGCAGCTGCTGAAGACGAATGTCCTAGTGGATGTAGTTGCTAA
- the mutS gene encoding DNA mismatch repair protein MutS, which translates to MAKELTPMMQQYFSIKDEYDDAILLFRLGDFYEMFADDAELAARELELTLTSRNKGKGKKTPMAGIPYHSAESYIATLIDKGYRVAICEQVEDPSETNGLVKREVVRVITPGTVIDNEMLDDKNNNYLSAVVANEEGFGIATIDISTGDFSTTELTGEEAQSNLIDELARINPAECLVDTNLYEKTEVITYINQQLDPIINEIKERFNYSQAYDLLIDHFEVNSLDGFGCEDLKFAVTAAGAVLDFLIETQKRTLGHLNQLTTYSTKDYMTLDANTRRNLELTKTIRDQSYKGSLLWVLDQTVTAMGGRKLQKWLEQPLLDVEGINNRLDAVGELKDNIFLKEELKDNLTEVYDLERLMSKITYGSANARDLIALKTSIANLPAIKELLTQFESSKLKSAADKLDTLEDVHELIESSIKEEPPTTVTEGDIIKTGYDEELDEFRQAMNEGKDWIANLEKEEKERTGIKSLKVGFNKVHGYYIEVTKANLDLVPDNYERKQTLSNSERYITPELKEKESKILGAEEKSVELEYQLFTEIREKVAQETERVQKVADIVAQLDVLASLAEVAINNNYCHPEVNASDVIDIEDGRHPVVEEMLEEESFVPNDSYIDCDQDRFLIITGPNMSGKSTYMRQVALMVLMSQIGSFIPADEAKIGIVDRIFTRVGASDDLTTGQSTFMVEMNEVANILNNATQNSLVILDEVGRGTSTYDGLSIAWAVTEYISDQSNIGAKSLFATHYHELTELESKLPGVKNYNVAVKEEGSDITFLRKIVPGKANDSYGIEVAKRAGVPKSVIDRANEVLEKLETEIDNYEQINNSLESEKVAEAKAEITSESELQQQNQLALFAAQNSELIQKLGELDIMSMTPLEAMNKLHQLQQEAREELKSQELA; encoded by the coding sequence ATGGCTAAAGAATTAACTCCAATGATGCAGCAGTACTTTTCAATTAAAGATGAATATGATGATGCAATTTTATTATTTAGATTAGGCGATTTTTATGAAATGTTTGCTGATGATGCTGAGTTAGCAGCTAGGGAACTAGAATTAACCTTAACTTCTCGAAATAAAGGTAAAGGCAAGAAGACGCCGATGGCAGGCATTCCTTATCATTCAGCCGAATCATATATTGCTACCTTAATCGATAAAGGCTATCGGGTTGCTATCTGTGAACAGGTAGAAGACCCCAGTGAAACCAACGGCTTAGTCAAGCGGGAAGTGGTTAGAGTAATTACCCCGGGAACTGTAATTGATAATGAAATGTTAGATGATAAGAATAATAATTATCTTTCAGCAGTTGTAGCTAATGAAGAAGGTTTTGGTATTGCCACAATAGATATCTCGACCGGTGATTTTTCAACAACAGAACTGACAGGAGAAGAAGCTCAGTCTAATTTAATAGATGAATTGGCCCGCATAAATCCTGCGGAATGTTTAGTTGATACTAATTTATACGAAAAGACAGAGGTAATTACTTATATTAATCAGCAGTTAGATCCGATTATTAATGAAATCAAGGAACGATTTAATTATAGTCAGGCTTATGATTTATTGATAGATCATTTTGAAGTTAATTCTTTAGATGGATTTGGCTGTGAAGATTTAAAGTTTGCTGTAACTGCTGCTGGAGCTGTACTAGATTTCTTAATTGAAACTCAAAAACGGACTTTAGGCCACTTAAATCAGTTAACTACCTACTCAACCAAGGATTATATGACTTTAGATGCCAATACGAGGCGGAATTTAGAACTGACAAAGACAATCCGTGACCAATCATATAAGGGGAGTCTACTCTGGGTATTAGATCAGACAGTCACAGCTATGGGAGGACGTAAGTTACAGAAGTGGTTAGAACAGCCGCTATTGGATGTAGAAGGAATTAATAACCGGTTGGATGCAGTTGGAGAGCTTAAGGATAATATCTTTCTTAAAGAGGAGCTAAAGGATAATTTAACTGAAGTCTATGATCTTGAGCGGCTAATGAGTAAGATTACCTACGGTTCAGCCAATGCTAGAGACTTAATTGCTCTCAAAACTTCAATAGCCAATCTACCGGCGATTAAGGAATTATTAACTCAGTTTGAATCTTCTAAATTAAAATCGGCTGCTGATAAGTTAGATACTCTAGAAGATGTTCATGAATTAATTGAAAGTTCCATTAAAGAGGAACCGCCGACAACAGTAACTGAAGGGGATATAATTAAAACAGGTTATGATGAAGAATTAGATGAATTTAGACAGGCTATGAATGAAGGAAAAGACTGGATTGCTAATTTAGAAAAAGAGGAGAAGGAACGAACAGGAATTAAGTCATTAAAGGTTGGGTTTAATAAGGTCCACGGCTATTATATAGAAGTAACTAAGGCTAATCTGGATTTAGTGCCTGATAATTATGAACGAAAACAGACTCTTTCTAACAGCGAAAGATATATTACACCTGAACTAAAAGAAAAGGAGTCCAAAATTTTGGGCGCTGAAGAGAAAAGTGTTGAGTTAGAATATCAATTATTTACTGAAATTAGAGAAAAGGTAGCCCAGGAGACGGAAAGAGTTCAGAAAGTAGCCGATATTGTAGCTCAACTAGATGTGCTGGCTTCATTAGCAGAAGTAGCTATCAATAATAACTACTGTCATCCTGAGGTAAATGCCAGTGATGTGATTGATATCGAGGACGGACGCCATCCTGTGGTTGAAGAGATGTTAGAAGAAGAAAGCTTTGTTCCTAATGATAGTTATATTGATTGTGATCAGGACCGCTTTTTAATCATTACCGGTCCTAATATGTCCGGAAAGTCTACTTATATGCGTCAGGTGGCTTTAATGGTTTTAATGTCTCAAATCGGGAGCTTTATTCCAGCAGATGAAGCTAAAATAGGTATTGTAGATCGCATCTTTACCCGGGTAGGTGCTTCGGATGATTTAACTACTGGACAGAGTACTTTTATGGTGGAGATGAATGAGGTTGCTAATATTCTCAATAATGCTACGCAGAATAGTCTTGTTATTTTAGATGAAGTCGGACGCGGAACTAGTACCTATGACGGTTTAAGTATTGCCTGGGCGGTAACAGAATATATCAGTGATCAGAGCAATATTGGAGCTAAGTCGCTCTTTGCTACTCATTATCATGAGCTAACTGAACTGGAGTCTAAATTACCGGGGGTAAAGAATTACAATGTTGCTGTCAAAGAAGAAGGCAGTGATATCACCTTCTTACGAAAAATTGTACCTGGTAAAGCCAATGATAGCTACGGAATTGAAGTAGCTAAACGGGCCGGAGTGCCTAAGTCGGTAATTGATAGAGCCAATGAAGTTTTAGAAAAGCTAGAGACTGAGATAGATAATTATGAACAGATAAATAACAGTTTAGAGTCTGAGAAGGTAGCTGAAGCCAAAGCTGAAATTACATCAGAGTCTGAATTACAACAGCAGAACCAGTTGGCCTTATTTGCAGCCCAAAATAGCGAACTTATACAAAAGCTTGGTGAGTTAGATATTATGTCAATGACTCCTCTAGAGGCTATGAATAAACTCCACCAGCTACAACAGGAAGCAAGGGAAGAGTTAAAGAGTCAGGAATTAGCTTAA
- the mutL gene encoding DNA mismatch repair endonuclease MutL, which produces MPKQIKKLPQEVVSKIAAGEVIERPASVVKELVENSIDADSDKIEIKVNNGGKDLIQVIDTGYGMTREDAELALERHATSKITEANDLFSIRSLGFRGEALPSIAAISRLTMKTRTEDKLGGTLVKINGGEIKKIEDAGCPIGTNIIVKDLFYNTPVRYKYLKTSATEIRRISDIVNRLALAYPEITFKLSHNQKKVLETPGNGNLMDTILSVYGKEVAKSMIAVDYEDKYMQVSGYVSKPNISRASKKHQSFFINRRYIKSRALSEAISKAYHTLLAKGRHPIAILTIKLNPVLVDVNVHPTKMEVNFSREKEVASVLQNGVKEALSNADLIPEVKLNSKDSTAVSKKDSQDSKQQQELELTKKRKFSSEKNKKKSQKKEKSTQKTTNDNQDKSIQTDQINETKESSDRINRKESAEELKNGIEKQSKQADYFQKREQSNEKEKKNKESVAIKESQSDYNKDDATKSLSSFLPLGQIHNTYIIAQGEDGFYIVDQHAAHERILYNELMEKFKQAEIKSQSLLMPVRLELTNPEIEILEENSEHLKNLGFEFEAFGGQTYLVRAVPNLLHKLDIKELCLDIIDNLLDKGKIQEPTEIIEDLLVIMSCRGAIKSGKSLVPGEMESLLQQLEESGNQHTCPHGRPTIIHFSKKELDKKFKRI; this is translated from the coding sequence ATGCCGAAACAGATTAAGAAACTGCCTCAGGAAGTTGTCAGCAAAATAGCAGCTGGAGAGGTAATAGAGCGTCCTGCTTCTGTAGTTAAAGAATTAGTAGAGAACTCAATAGATGCTGACAGCGATAAAATTGAAATCAAGGTTAATAACGGAGGGAAAGATTTAATCCAGGTTATCGATACAGGCTACGGTATGACCCGTGAAGATGCAGAGTTGGCTCTTGAGCGCCATGCTACCAGTAAGATAACTGAAGCCAATGATCTCTTTTCAATCCGTAGTCTCGGTTTTAGAGGAGAGGCTTTACCCAGTATTGCTGCTATTTCCCGGTTGACGATGAAGACAAGAACTGAAGATAAACTAGGAGGTACTTTAGTTAAAATAAACGGCGGAGAGATTAAAAAGATTGAGGATGCGGGATGTCCTATTGGAACTAATATTATTGTTAAGGATCTATTCTATAATACTCCTGTCCGCTATAAGTATCTCAAGACATCTGCTACTGAGATAAGACGGATTAGTGATATTGTTAATCGATTGGCTTTGGCCTATCCAGAGATTACCTTCAAGTTAAGCCATAATCAGAAGAAAGTATTAGAGACGCCTGGCAATGGTAATTTAATGGATACAATTTTAAGTGTCTATGGTAAAGAGGTCGCTAAAAGCATGATAGCTGTAGATTATGAAGATAAGTATATGCAGGTAAGCGGTTATGTCTCAAAGCCGAATATCAGCCGGGCTTCGAAAAAGCATCAGTCATTCTTTATTAACCGTCGCTATATTAAAAGTAGAGCTTTAAGTGAAGCTATATCCAAAGCCTACCATACACTTTTAGCTAAAGGGCGACATCCTATTGCTATTTTAACGATTAAATTAAATCCAGTGTTAGTAGATGTTAATGTTCATCCGACGAAAATGGAAGTTAACTTCAGCCGCGAAAAGGAAGTGGCTTCTGTTCTACAGAATGGAGTAAAAGAAGCATTGAGTAATGCTGATTTAATTCCAGAAGTAAAGTTGAATTCTAAAGATAGTACTGCTGTTTCAAAGAAGGATTCACAGGATTCTAAGCAGCAACAGGAGTTGGAATTAACTAAAAAAAGAAAGTTTAGTTCAGAAAAAAACAAAAAGAAGTCTCAGAAAAAAGAAAAATCCACGCAGAAGACTACTAATGATAATCAAGATAAAAGTATCCAAACGGATCAGATTAATGAAACGAAGGAATCTAGCGATAGAATTAACAGAAAAGAATCAGCAGAAGAACTTAAAAATGGTATTGAAAAACAGAGTAAACAAGCTGATTATTTCCAAAAGAGAGAACAAAGCAATGAAAAAGAAAAGAAAAATAAAGAGTCGGTAGCAATAAAAGAAAGCCAGTCAGACTATAATAAAGACGATGCGACAAAGTCTCTATCAAGCTTTCTTCCCTTAGGCCAGATTCATAATACTTACATTATAGCTCAAGGAGAAGACGGCTTCTATATTGTTGATCAACATGCTGCTCATGAACGTATCCTCTATAATGAATTAATGGAGAAGTTTAAACAAGCAGAGATTAAGTCCCAATCTTTATTGATGCCGGTTCGACTGGAATTAACTAATCCTGAAATAGAGATTTTAGAGGAGAATAGTGAACATCTAAAGAATTTAGGTTTTGAATTTGAAGCTTTTGGAGGCCAGACATATCTAGTAAGAGCTGTACCTAACCTACTCCATAAACTGGATATCAAGGAATTATGTTTAGATATAATTGATAATCTATTGGATAAGGGGAAGATACAGGAACCAACAGAGATAATCGAAGACTTACTTGTAATAATGTCCTGCCGCGGTGCAATTAAGAGCGGTAAAAGTTTGGTGCCGGGAGAGATGGAGAGTTTATTACAGCAGTTAGAAGAAAGCGGAAACCAGCATACCTGTCCGCACGGTAGACCAACGATTATTCATTTTTCTAAAAAAGAGTTAGATAAGAAGTTTAAACGTATTTAG
- the miaA gene encoding tRNA (adenosine(37)-N6)-dimethylallyltransferase MiaA encodes MQEPLVAIIGPTAVGKTELSFTLAKELNAEIISGDSMQVYEGMDIGTAKPTVEERQGIPHHMIDILTPDQDFSVADFQERVDELIPEIVERGRLPMLVGGTGLYVKALIQGFIFPEMETDWDLRKQLEAEAEEHGTEYVHDKLKEIDPTLADKLHPNDLRRVIRGIEVYQQTGKTSTHFRQKAKERPPRYRAVKIGLKRDRDELYERINRRVDLMIDNGLIEEVKELYEAGYERGLTSMQGLGYKELIGYFEGEYDLEEAIRLIKRDTRHFAKKQLTWFRKDDEIHWFDVGEYEDEELVSDVEDVIKEKLSSEDMELITS; translated from the coding sequence ATGCAGGAACCACTAGTAGCCATTATTGGACCTACGGCTGTAGGTAAGACGGAATTATCTTTTACATTAGCCAAGGAGCTGAATGCGGAGATTATTTCTGGTGATTCAATGCAGGTCTATGAGGGAATGGATATTGGTACAGCTAAGCCGACTGTAGAAGAACGCCAGGGTATTCCTCATCATATGATAGATATATTGACTCCTGATCAAGATTTTAGCGTAGCCGATTTTCAAGAGCGAGTAGATGAATTGATTCCTGAAATAGTAGAACGCGGTAGACTGCCGATGTTAGTTGGAGGTACTGGTTTATATGTTAAGGCTTTGATTCAAGGCTTTATCTTTCCCGAAATGGAAACTGACTGGGATCTGCGGAAACAGCTGGAAGCAGAAGCGGAAGAGCATGGTACAGAGTATGTCCATGATAAGCTAAAGGAGATCGATCCTACTTTAGCCGATAAGCTGCATCCTAATGATCTAAGACGGGTAATTCGCGGAATTGAAGTTTATCAGCAGACAGGAAAAACTTCTACCCATTTTCGTCAGAAGGCCAAGGAAAGGCCGCCTAGATATCGGGCAGTCAAGATTGGGTTAAAGAGGGACCGGGATGAACTCTATGAACGGATTAACCGCCGGGTGGACTTAATGATTGATAATGGATTAATAGAAGAGGTTAAAGAATTATATGAAGCCGGTTATGAACGGGGATTAACTTCAATGCAGGGATTGGGTTATAAAGAGTTAATCGGTTACTTTGAAGGAGAATATGATCTAGAAGAAGCAATTAGATTAATCAAACGGGATACCCGTCACTTTGCTAAAAAGCAGCTAACCTGGTTTAGAAAAGATGATGAGATTCACTGGTTCGATGTTGGAGAATATGAAGATGAAGAGTTAGTTTCTGATGTAGAAGATGTAATCAAGGAGAAATTATCTTCTGAAGATATGGAATTAATAACTTCATAA
- a CDS encoding AAA family ATPase, whose protein sequence is MKKREIIEQIENGKMSITESFRFLNDSSLALKEQQINNNDSKEKLKEVKAKLDRLVGLDKLKRLVDELEAFVKIQQKRQENQLATEPLVMHMVFKGNPGTGKTTIARIFGELFKELGLLSEGHLKEVERADLVGEYIGHTAQKTKDAIEEALGGILFIDEAYSLARGGTRDFGKESIDALVKGMEDNRDDLIVILAGYPREMEEFLETNPGLSSRFPIKVHFDDYTLDELIEIAELMLEEREYELSQTAESKLYKILAKKRQKSGSERGNARTVRNLIERAIRVQAMRVVEKEDIFRKDLMLIQPEDFEE, encoded by the coding sequence TTGAAGAAAAGGGAGATTATTGAACAGATTGAGAATGGTAAGATGTCAATAACAGAGAGTTTTCGCTTTTTAAATGACAGCAGTCTGGCTTTGAAAGAACAACAGATTAATAATAATGATTCTAAAGAAAAGCTTAAAGAAGTTAAGGCTAAACTGGATAGATTAGTCGGATTGGATAAGCTGAAAAGATTAGTTGATGAACTAGAAGCCTTTGTGAAGATACAGCAGAAGCGACAGGAGAATCAGTTAGCTACTGAACCGTTAGTGATGCATATGGTCTTTAAAGGAAACCCTGGAACCGGAAAGACTACAATTGCCCGCATCTTTGGGGAATTATTTAAAGAATTGGGCCTATTGAGTGAAGGACATCTTAAAGAGGTTGAACGGGCTGATTTAGTAGGGGAGTATATCGGTCATACTGCTCAAAAAACAAAAGATGCTATTGAAGAAGCTTTAGGAGGAATTCTTTTTATTGATGAAGCATATTCATTAGCAAGAGGCGGTACTAGAGACTTTGGAAAAGAATCTATTGATGCTTTAGTTAAAGGAATGGAGGATAATCGTGATGATTTAATAGTTATTTTAGCTGGTTATCCTCGGGAAATGGAAGAATTTTTGGAGACTAATCCTGGACTTAGTTCTAGATTTCCGATCAAGGTTCATTTTGATGATTATACTTTAGATGAATTAATTGAAATTGCTGAATTGATGTTAGAAGAGAGAGAATATGAATTAAGCCAAACAGCTGAAAGTAAATTATATAAGATTTTAGCTAAAAAGAGACAGAAATCAGGTTCTGAGAGAGGAAATGCCCGGACAGTGAGAAACTTAATTGAACGGGCAATTCGGGTTCAGGCTATGCGGGTAGTTGAGAAAGAAGATATTTTTCGGAAAGACTTAATGTTGATTCAGCCTGAAGACTTTGAAGAGTAA
- a CDS encoding GTPase domain-containing protein — translation MAKSLVVGQTNAGKTCFTINFADYLGINELKFTLKQPAGFSSQRTYQLQAAREELVSSRSHTTTEIQQVQLQLPVGKGKKELKLMDTCGLVEGIHSDRGIRKAMAQTLTKLRQADIVLHIIDLAKLSSEGIQKISELDLEIYNYCKVEKCYAVLANKTDLKVAQKNLSFLQEKLNQAKIIPISALYQQGFRKVKRFLLKNL, via the coding sequence ATGGCTAAATCTCTAGTAGTAGGCCAGACAAATGCAGGTAAGACCTGTTTTACTATTAATTTTGCCGATTATTTAGGGATAAATGAGTTAAAGTTTACACTTAAGCAGCCGGCAGGATTCTCATCCCAACGGACTTATCAGCTGCAGGCAGCTAGGGAAGAGTTAGTATCATCAAGAAGCCATACTACCACAGAAATTCAACAGGTACAGCTACAGCTGCCGGTAGGGAAGGGAAAGAAAGAATTAAAGCTTATGGATACCTGTGGTTTAGTGGAAGGGATTCATTCTGATCGCGGAATTCGAAAGGCTATGGCTCAGACTCTGACTAAACTGCGTCAGGCGGATATAGTTTTACATATTATTGATCTGGCTAAGTTGAGTAGTGAAGGAATACAGAAAATTTCAGAATTAGATTTAGAAATTTATAATTATTGTAAAGTAGAAAAATGTTATGCCGTTTTAGCCAATAAAACCGATCTTAAAGTAGCCCAGAAGAATTTATCCTTTCTGCAGGAAAAGCTTAATCAGGCAAAAATAATTCCTATTTCTGCTCTCTATCAACAGGGATTTAGAAAAGTAAAGAGGTTTTTATTAAAGAATCTTTAG
- the hfq gene encoding RNA chaperone Hfq, with translation MTSQINLQDSFLNQVRREDITVTVYLVNGFQLSGKVTGFDNFTVILDTDDQQQMIYKHAISTITPEKAVESLFKSNNGTD, from the coding sequence ATGACGTCTCAAATCAATCTCCAGGATAGCTTTTTAAATCAAGTCCGCCGTGAAGATATTACTGTTACAGTTTATCTAGTAAATGGCTTTCAGTTAAGTGGAAAGGTAACCGGTTTTGATAATTTTACAGTTATTTTAGATACTGATGACCAGCAACAGATGATTTATAAACATGCTATTTCTACTATTACTCCAGAAAAAGCTGTTGAAAGTTTATTTAAATCCAATAATGGTACAGATTAG
- a CDS encoding tetratricopeptide repeat protein has product MKRLDIVLVLIILLVFGVFNNSAISKSKYQSEWKDLIETNQKLIKQEEKDNPKNIKAHFRLGVAYANLGKIDLAKEEFDFLDELDEKKEDKELKKLTKYYEKQLDETSSGPLLLNYLGFAYYADHNYESSLQIFKKIVKKDSENIWSHNYLATVYGKLGKYDKAEKVLKRSMEIRDDDYTHFLLGAVYYKQGSIFKALYHVGKSGSVATKLLD; this is encoded by the coding sequence ATGAAGAGACTTGATATAGTTTTAGTTTTGATCATATTATTGGTTTTTGGAGTGTTTAATAATTCAGCAATCAGTAAAAGTAAATATCAATCTGAATGGAAGGATTTGATTGAAACTAACCAAAAGTTAATCAAGCAAGAAGAGAAAGATAACCCAAAAAATATTAAGGCCCATTTTCGTTTAGGGGTTGCCTATGCTAATTTAGGAAAGATTGATTTAGCCAAAGAAGAGTTTGATTTTCTTGATGAGTTGGATGAAAAGAAGGAAGATAAAGAATTAAAGAAGCTGACCAAATATTATGAAAAGCAGCTTGATGAAACTTCCAGTGGTCCTCTTTTACTTAATTATTTAGGTTTTGCTTATTATGCTGATCATAATTATGAATCATCATTACAGATATTTAAGAAGATAGTTAAAAAAGATTCGGAAAATATCTGGTCTCATAATTATTTAGCAACTGTCTATGGTAAGTTAGGAAAGTATGATAAAGCTGAGAAGGTATTAAAAAGATCGATGGAAATTAGGGATGATGATTATACTCATTTTCTATTAGGAGCTGTTTATTATAAACAGGGAAGTATATTTAAGGCCTTATACCATGTAGGAAAATCAGGCAGTGTAGCTACTAAATTATTGGATTAA
- a CDS encoding IS3 family transposase (programmed frameshift), which produces MGEKRKSYTEEFKKDAVELSNRSDKTVKDVSENLDIPYGTLVRWRREYKDKGDLAFPGHGKQKLTSEQKEIQRLKKELKDAKTERDILKKAGKHLLERTEVIYGFIRDHSDQFTVVKMCQVLEVSRSGYYKWLNRKPSQREKINKKLKLKIAEIYWQHNGTYGSPRIHRVLRKEGYTVNIKRVARLMRIMGLKAIQKRKFKRTTNSNHDLPLKENLLKRDFDIDKPDKVWVSDITYISTKKGWLYLAVVIDLYSRKVVGYSMSKRINTDLIMSATKMAISRRNPEAGLIFHSDRGSQYASHKLQNLFKQHSIRSSMSRKGDCWDNAVAESFFGSLKTELVYHKKYLTRNQARLDIFEYIAGYYNKVRLHSYLNYMSPKNYEKERKMA; this is translated from the exons TTGGGAGAAAAACGAAAAAGTTATACAGAAGAATTCAAAAAAGATGCTGTTGAACTATCAAATAGATCAGATAAAACAGTTAAAGATGTATCTGAAAATCTTGATATACCCTATGGAACTTTAGTTAGATGGCGTCGAGAGTATAAAGATAAAGGTGATCTTGCTTTTCCAGGCCATGGCAAACAGAAACTAACTTCTGAACAAAAAGAAATTCAAAGACTAAAAAAAGAATTAAAAGATGCTAAAACAGAGCGTGATATTTTAAAAAAGGCCG GTAAGCATCTTCTCGAACGAACCGAAGTAATTTACGGTTTTATCAGGGACCACAGTGATCAATTTACTGTGGTGAAGATGTGTCAGGTTTTAGAGGTGTCCCGCTCTGGATATTATAAATGGTTAAATAGAAAACCATCTCAAAGAGAAAAAATAAATAAAAAATTAAAACTTAAAATAGCTGAAATTTACTGGCAGCATAATGGAACATATGGTAGCCCTAGAATTCATAGAGTGCTGCGAAAAGAGGGTTATACAGTGAACATTAAAAGAGTTGCTAGGTTAATGCGGATAATGGGTTTAAAAGCAATTCAAAAAAGAAAGTTTAAAAGAACTACCAATTCAAATCATGACTTACCTTTAAAAGAAAATCTCCTAAAAAGGGATTTTGATATAGATAAACCAGATAAAGTCTGGGTCTCTGATATTACTTATATATCAACTAAAAAGGGTTGGCTTTACCTGGCAGTTGTAATTGATCTCTATTCAAGAAAAGTAGTTGGCTATTCTATGAGTAAAAGAATAAATACAGATTTAATAATGTCAGCAACTAAGATGGCTATAAGTCGCCGCAACCCTGAAGCAGGACTTATATTCCACTCTGATAGAGGTAGCCAGTATGCAAGCCACAAATTACAGAATTTATTTAAACAGCATAGCATTAGATCCTCAATGAGTCGTAAAGGTGACTGTTGGGATAATGCAGTTGCTGAGAGTTTCTTTGGTAGTTTGAAGACTGAGTTAGTTTATCATAAAAAGTATTTAACCAGAAATCAAGCTAGGTTAGATATATTTGAATATATTGCTGGTTACTATAATAAAGTTAGGCTACATTCATATTTGAATTATATGAGTCCGAAAAACTACGAGAAAGAGAGAAAAATGGCTTAA